GTAATATAAGGGAGTTAAAGTATGATTTATATACGATTTAAAGAATTTATTGCAGAATTTTTAGGTACATTTATTTTACTGGCACTTGGAACAGGTTCTGTAGCAATGACAACCTTATTCCCATCAAACCCTTCTGTAACTGGAGAAATAATAAAGGGAGGCTATACAAATATAGTACTTGGCTGGGGACTTGGTGTAACATTTGGGGTTTATACAGCAGCAAGAATTAGTGGTGCACACTTAAATCCTGCCATTAGCATTGGATTAGCTACTATTGGCAGATTTCCAACGGCAAAACTTTTTCACTACATTTCAGCACAAATACTTGGAGCATTTTCTGGGGCTCTAATGACATTAATTGTATTTTACCCAAAATGGATAGAAATAGATCCTGCATTTGAAAATACCCAAGGAATCATGTCAACTTTTCCCGCTGTC
This portion of the Borrelia turicatae 91E135 genome encodes:
- a CDS encoding MIP/aquaporin family protein, coding for MIYIRFKEFIAEFLGTFILLALGTGSVAMTTLFPSNPSVTGEIIKGGYTNIVLGWGLGVTFGVYTAARISGAHLNPAISIGLATIGRFPTAKLFHYISAQILGAFSGALMTLIVFYPKWIEIDPAFENTQGIMSTFPAVPGFWPGFIDQIFGTFLLMFLVLVVGKFIKGDTQNPFFPFIIGSIVLAIGISFGGMNGYAINPARDLGPRILLLLAGFKNHGFDEMNVFIIPILGPIIGTILGAIVYEFTLEDKE